Proteins found in one Coffea eugenioides isolate CCC68of chromosome 5, Ceug_1.0, whole genome shotgun sequence genomic segment:
- the LOC113771256 gene encoding uncharacterized protein LOC113771256, whose amino-acid sequence MTEKHRDWHEKLPYALMAYRTSIRTSTGATPYSLMYGMEAVLPAEVEIPSLRILMETKLEEANWIKQRHEQLSLIDEKRLNAICHGQCYQKRMARAYNKKVHLRTFDEGDKVLKRILPVQDEAKGKFAPNWQGLFIVQKGKRILLIPAIFNAYS is encoded by the exons ATGACTGAAAAGCATCGTGACTGGCATGAAAAGCTCCCTTATGCACTAATGGCATATCGGACTTCTATCCGAACATCAACTGGGGCAACACCCTACTCGCttatgtatggaatggaagctgtGCTACCTGCCGAGGTCGAAATCCCTTCACTGCGTATTCTAATGGAGACCAAATTGGAAGAGGCAAATTGGATAAAACAGCGTCATGAACAACTATCTTTGATTGATGAAAAACGGCTTAATGCTATTTGTCACGGTCAATGTTACCAAAAACGCATGGCCCGGGCCTACAACAAGAAGGTCCATTTGCGTACATTTGATGAAGGCGACAAAGTGCTGAAACGGATTTTGCCAGTGCAAGATGAGgccaaaggcaaatttgctccgAATTGGCAAGGGCTATTCATTgttcaaaag gggaagcgcattttactgatacCAGCGATCTTCAACGCATattcctga